The following are from one region of the Quercus robur chromosome 1, dhQueRobu3.1, whole genome shotgun sequence genome:
- the LOC126689488 gene encoding auxin-binding protein ABP19a-like, which produces MILPLFFISCLLLSSSSSSHAAVQDFCVGDLTAPQGPAGYSCKNPSTVAVNDFVYSALGIAGNTSNLIKAAVTPAFAAQFPGVNGLGISSARIDLAPGGVVPFHTHPGGSEILIVLQGTISAGFVSSANTVYFKTLKVADIMVFPQGLLHFQVNAGNTVAQAYVSFSSSSPGLQILDYALFGNNLPTELIAATTFLDSAQIKKLKAVLGGTG; this is translated from the coding sequence ATGATACTTCCCTTATTCTTCATCTCTTGTCTCCTCCTTTCCTCCAGCAGTAGCTCCCATGCTGCTGTACAAGACTTCTGTGTAGGTGACCTCACAGCTCCTCAAGGCCCTGCAGGCTACTCTTGCAAGAACCCTTCAACTGTCGCAGTGAATGATTTTGTTTACTCTGCCCTAGGCATTGCCGGTAACACCTCAAATCTTATTAAAGCCGCAGTGACACCAGCATTCGCCGCACAATTTCCTGGTGTCAATGGCCTTGGAATTTCTTCTGCTCGTATAGACTTGGCTCCTGGCGGAGTTGTGCCATTTCATACACATCCTGGAGGTTCCGAAATCTTAATTGTTTTACAAGGAACAATCTCTGCCGGGTTTGTTTCCTCAGCTAACACTGTTTACTTTAAAACCCTGAAGGTGGCTGACATTATGGTTTTCCCTCAAGGATTACTTCACTTCCAAGTAAATGCCGGAAACACTGTCGCCCAAGCATATGTTAGCTTTAGTAGTTCAAGCCCAGGTCTCCAAATTCTGGACTATGCATTGTTTGGAAACAATTTACCTACCGAATTGATAGCAGCAACTACTTTCCTTGACTCTGCTCAGATTAAGAAGCTTAAAGCTGTTCTTGGCGGCACTGGTTAA
- the LOC126689498 gene encoding peptidyl-prolyl cis-trans isomerase FKBP43-like isoform X2, with translation MAFWGVEVKPGNPFKHEHDDTKGRLHLSMATLGLGTAEGRSILQCNIGNKSPVFLCTLYPVNSESLQVNLEFEEADDVVFSVLGPRSIFLSGYYVSTSQQYPFFEEMLHNEKPKNGKGSCRWLRKSYQMSDSDDGGCSQPKNIVDGSSSEPVLQSEDKDSFPIVVLYKSKTTTKKSTEEVKSKADEGTGGTGDKKTEDDVNHAIEPKIKADNVIVDAQPKMQSDPPINSMPSASEVSPENGAKPKRKRKERFKEEKPLKADNANCSNILKEDKAPRDEARVDNMGQDMCMKNGQEWEAANGKGVELPDTVSLPSIEASPEDVERPKKRKKRLTKEGKKYEAEHKHSTVVEDNNTQQNDKEAELPENLLLPSAEVGSEPGEKLKKKSKQRARDVKASKSDSNHENVVREDGAQQNRAKAEDIVLGLPVTFKQNPNPANYKSLDSNSHVFADENHSSGKNIKKKKKNKTQENGKDLNMNTSLLSVDKKADDKSSQVWTLSNGLILEVLEMGKPDSKVAVSGKKISVNYNGKLKNNGESVDSNDGDAPFKFRLGVGKVMEGWDIGINGMQVGEKRRLIIPPSMGYGSKGHGENVPPDSWLVYDVELVKVH, from the exons ATGGCTTTCTGGG gagttgaagtaaaaCCCGGGAATCCTTTCAAACATGAACATGATGACACAAAAGGACGCCTTCACTTATCAATG GCAACACTGGGGCTTGGTACTGCCGAAGGAAGAAGTATACTTCAGTGCAATATAGGAAACAAGAGTCCTGTTTTTCTTTGCACTTTATATCCTGTGAATTCTGAGTCGCTGCAAGTGAATTTGGAATTCGAGGAGGCTGATGATGTCGTTTTCTCAGTGCTTGGTCCTCGGAGTATTTTCCTTTCTGGTTATTATGTGAGCACTAGCCAGCAGTATCCTTTTTTTG AGGAAATGTTGCATAATGAGAAACCCAAGAATGGGAAGGGCAGCTGTAGATGGCTTAGGAAGAGCTACCAAATGAGTGACTCTGATGATGGGGGATgttctcaaccaaaaaatataGTCGATGGTAGTAGCAGTGAGCCAGTATTACAAAGTGAAGATAAGGACAGCTTCCCCATTGTAGTTCTCTACAAGAGCAAAACCACCACAAAGAAATCTACTGAGGAAGTAAAAAGCAAAGCTGACGAGGGAACAGGTGGAACCGGTGACAAGAAGACAGAAGATGATGTTAATCATGCCattgaaccaaaaataaaagctGACAATGTGATTGTAGATGCTCAGCCAAAAAT GCAATCTGACCCGCCAATCAATTCAATGCCATCTGCTTCTGAAGTAAGCCCCGAAAATGGTGCAAAGccaaagaggaaaagaaaagagcgGTTTAAGGAGGAGAAACCTCTCAAGGCTGATAATGCTAACTGTAGTAATATTCTTAAAGAGGATAAAGCCCCTAGAGATGAGGCAAGGGTTGATAATATGGGGCAAGATATGTGTATGAAAAATGGACAGGAGTGGGAGGCAGCCAATGGCAA GGGAGTTGAACTTCCAGATACTGTTTCACTGCCTTCCATTGAAGCGAGCCCTGAAGATGTTGAAAGGccaaagaagagaaagaaaagactaACAAAGGAAGGGAAGAAATATGAAGCTGAGCATAAGCATAGCACTGTTGTTGAAGACAATAACACCCAACAAAATGACAA GGAAGCTGAACTGCCTGAAAATCTTTTGCTGCCTTCCGCTGAAGTTGGCTCTGAACCTGGTGAAAAgcttaaaaagaaaagcaaacaaCGGGCAAGGGATGTGAAAGCTTCTAAATCTGACAGTAATCATGAAAATGTTGTCAGAGAGGATGGAGCTCAGCAAAACAGGGCAAAGGCTGAAGACATTGTCCTTGGTCTGCCCGTGACATTcaaacaaaatccaaatccagCCAATTACAA GAGTCTTGACAGCAATTCTCATGTATTTGCTGATGAAAATCATTCTTCGGGCAAAaatattaagaagaagaaaaagaataaaacccaggAGAATGGGAAAGATTTGAACATGAATACATCCCTTCTGTCAGTGGACAAGAAAGCTGATGACAAGTCATCTCAAGTTTGGACCTTGTCTAATGGATTAATCCTTGAGGTGCTAGAAATGGGGAAACCAGACAGCAAAGTAGCTGTGTCAGGGAAAAAG ATCAGTGTCAATTACAATGGAAAGTTGAAAAATAATGGAGAATCAGTTGACTCGAATGATGGTGATGCTCCCTTTAAGTTTCGCCTAG GTGTGGGAAAAGTTATGGAGGGTTGGGACATTGGTATTAATG GTATGCAAGTTGGTGAAAAGAGAAGACTTATCATCCCACCATCAATGGG ATACGGGAGTAAAGGGCATGGTGAAAATGTACCACCGGATTCATGGCTGGTGTATGATGTTGAATTGGTTAAAGTACACTGA
- the LOC126689498 gene encoding peptidyl-prolyl cis-trans isomerase FKBP43-like isoform X1, translated as MAFWGVEVKPGNPFKHEHDDTKGRLHLSMATLGLGTAEGRSILQCNIGNKSPVFLCTLYPVNSESLQVNLEFEEADDVVFSVLGPRSIFLSGYYVSTSQQEPCGEDIADTETDLSKNSDEDEYENSFIDDDEPEVYPPSPISNDEKEMLHNEKPKNGKGSCRWLRKSYQMSDSDDGGCSQPKNIVDGSSSEPVLQSEDKDSFPIVVLYKSKTTTKKSTEEVKSKADEGTGGTGDKKTEDDVNHAIEPKIKADNVIVDAQPKMQSDPPINSMPSASEVSPENGAKPKRKRKERFKEEKPLKADNANCSNILKEDKAPRDEARVDNMGQDMCMKNGQEWEAANGKGVELPDTVSLPSIEASPEDVERPKKRKKRLTKEGKKYEAEHKHSTVVEDNNTQQNDKEAELPENLLLPSAEVGSEPGEKLKKKSKQRARDVKASKSDSNHENVVREDGAQQNRAKAEDIVLGLPVTFKQNPNPANYKSLDSNSHVFADENHSSGKNIKKKKKNKTQENGKDLNMNTSLLSVDKKADDKSSQVWTLSNGLILEVLEMGKPDSKVAVSGKKISVNYNGKLKNNGESVDSNDGDAPFKFRLGVGKVMEGWDIGINGMQVGEKRRLIIPPSMGYGSKGHGENVPPDSWLVYDVELVKVH; from the exons ATGGCTTTCTGGG gagttgaagtaaaaCCCGGGAATCCTTTCAAACATGAACATGATGACACAAAAGGACGCCTTCACTTATCAATG GCAACACTGGGGCTTGGTACTGCCGAAGGAAGAAGTATACTTCAGTGCAATATAGGAAACAAGAGTCCTGTTTTTCTTTGCACTTTATATCCTGTGAATTCTGAGTCGCTGCAAGTGAATTTGGAATTCGAGGAGGCTGATGATGTCGTTTTCTCAGTGCTTGGTCCTCGGAGTATTTTCCTTTCTGGTTATTATGTGAGCACTAGCCAGCA AGAACCCTGTGGAGAAGATATTGCTGACACAGAAACAGATTTATCCAAGAATAGTGATGAAGACGAGTACGAGAATAGTTTTATTGACGATGATGAGCCAGAAGTCTATCCACCTTCTCCCATTTCCAATGATGAAA AGGAAATGTTGCATAATGAGAAACCCAAGAATGGGAAGGGCAGCTGTAGATGGCTTAGGAAGAGCTACCAAATGAGTGACTCTGATGATGGGGGATgttctcaaccaaaaaatataGTCGATGGTAGTAGCAGTGAGCCAGTATTACAAAGTGAAGATAAGGACAGCTTCCCCATTGTAGTTCTCTACAAGAGCAAAACCACCACAAAGAAATCTACTGAGGAAGTAAAAAGCAAAGCTGACGAGGGAACAGGTGGAACCGGTGACAAGAAGACAGAAGATGATGTTAATCATGCCattgaaccaaaaataaaagctGACAATGTGATTGTAGATGCTCAGCCAAAAAT GCAATCTGACCCGCCAATCAATTCAATGCCATCTGCTTCTGAAGTAAGCCCCGAAAATGGTGCAAAGccaaagaggaaaagaaaagagcgGTTTAAGGAGGAGAAACCTCTCAAGGCTGATAATGCTAACTGTAGTAATATTCTTAAAGAGGATAAAGCCCCTAGAGATGAGGCAAGGGTTGATAATATGGGGCAAGATATGTGTATGAAAAATGGACAGGAGTGGGAGGCAGCCAATGGCAA GGGAGTTGAACTTCCAGATACTGTTTCACTGCCTTCCATTGAAGCGAGCCCTGAAGATGTTGAAAGGccaaagaagagaaagaaaagactaACAAAGGAAGGGAAGAAATATGAAGCTGAGCATAAGCATAGCACTGTTGTTGAAGACAATAACACCCAACAAAATGACAA GGAAGCTGAACTGCCTGAAAATCTTTTGCTGCCTTCCGCTGAAGTTGGCTCTGAACCTGGTGAAAAgcttaaaaagaaaagcaaacaaCGGGCAAGGGATGTGAAAGCTTCTAAATCTGACAGTAATCATGAAAATGTTGTCAGAGAGGATGGAGCTCAGCAAAACAGGGCAAAGGCTGAAGACATTGTCCTTGGTCTGCCCGTGACATTcaaacaaaatccaaatccagCCAATTACAA GAGTCTTGACAGCAATTCTCATGTATTTGCTGATGAAAATCATTCTTCGGGCAAAaatattaagaagaagaaaaagaataaaacccaggAGAATGGGAAAGATTTGAACATGAATACATCCCTTCTGTCAGTGGACAAGAAAGCTGATGACAAGTCATCTCAAGTTTGGACCTTGTCTAATGGATTAATCCTTGAGGTGCTAGAAATGGGGAAACCAGACAGCAAAGTAGCTGTGTCAGGGAAAAAG ATCAGTGTCAATTACAATGGAAAGTTGAAAAATAATGGAGAATCAGTTGACTCGAATGATGGTGATGCTCCCTTTAAGTTTCGCCTAG GTGTGGGAAAAGTTATGGAGGGTTGGGACATTGGTATTAATG GTATGCAAGTTGGTGAAAAGAGAAGACTTATCATCCCACCATCAATGGG ATACGGGAGTAAAGGGCATGGTGAAAATGTACCACCGGATTCATGGCTGGTGTATGATGTTGAATTGGTTAAAGTACACTGA
- the LOC126689498 gene encoding peptidyl-prolyl cis-trans isomerase FKBP53-like isoform X3, whose amino-acid sequence MHCAFVLHERIGFIVDFEEMLHNEKPKNGKGSCRWLRKSYQMSDSDDGGCSQPKNIVDGSSSEPVLQSEDKDSFPIVVLYKSKTTTKKSTEEVKSKADEGTGGTGDKKTEDDVNHAIEPKIKADNVIVDAQPKMQSDPPINSMPSASEVSPENGAKPKRKRKERFKEEKPLKADNANCSNILKEDKAPRDEARVDNMGQDMCMKNGQEWEAANGKGVELPDTVSLPSIEASPEDVERPKKRKKRLTKEGKKYEAEHKHSTVVEDNNTQQNDKEAELPENLLLPSAEVGSEPGEKLKKKSKQRARDVKASKSDSNHENVVREDGAQQNRAKAEDIVLGLPVTFKQNPNPANYKSLDSNSHVFADENHSSGKNIKKKKKNKTQENGKDLNMNTSLLSVDKKADDKSSQVWTLSNGLILEVLEMGKPDSKVAVSGKKISVNYNGKLKNNGESVDSNDGDAPFKFRLGVGKVMEGWDIGINGMQVGEKRRLIIPPSMGYGSKGHGENVPPDSWLVYDVELVKVH is encoded by the exons ATGCATTGTGCATTTGTGCTGCATGAGAGAATTGGTTTTATAGTGGACTTCG AGGAAATGTTGCATAATGAGAAACCCAAGAATGGGAAGGGCAGCTGTAGATGGCTTAGGAAGAGCTACCAAATGAGTGACTCTGATGATGGGGGATgttctcaaccaaaaaatataGTCGATGGTAGTAGCAGTGAGCCAGTATTACAAAGTGAAGATAAGGACAGCTTCCCCATTGTAGTTCTCTACAAGAGCAAAACCACCACAAAGAAATCTACTGAGGAAGTAAAAAGCAAAGCTGACGAGGGAACAGGTGGAACCGGTGACAAGAAGACAGAAGATGATGTTAATCATGCCattgaaccaaaaataaaagctGACAATGTGATTGTAGATGCTCAGCCAAAAAT GCAATCTGACCCGCCAATCAATTCAATGCCATCTGCTTCTGAAGTAAGCCCCGAAAATGGTGCAAAGccaaagaggaaaagaaaagagcgGTTTAAGGAGGAGAAACCTCTCAAGGCTGATAATGCTAACTGTAGTAATATTCTTAAAGAGGATAAAGCCCCTAGAGATGAGGCAAGGGTTGATAATATGGGGCAAGATATGTGTATGAAAAATGGACAGGAGTGGGAGGCAGCCAATGGCAA GGGAGTTGAACTTCCAGATACTGTTTCACTGCCTTCCATTGAAGCGAGCCCTGAAGATGTTGAAAGGccaaagaagagaaagaaaagactaACAAAGGAAGGGAAGAAATATGAAGCTGAGCATAAGCATAGCACTGTTGTTGAAGACAATAACACCCAACAAAATGACAA GGAAGCTGAACTGCCTGAAAATCTTTTGCTGCCTTCCGCTGAAGTTGGCTCTGAACCTGGTGAAAAgcttaaaaagaaaagcaaacaaCGGGCAAGGGATGTGAAAGCTTCTAAATCTGACAGTAATCATGAAAATGTTGTCAGAGAGGATGGAGCTCAGCAAAACAGGGCAAAGGCTGAAGACATTGTCCTTGGTCTGCCCGTGACATTcaaacaaaatccaaatccagCCAATTACAA GAGTCTTGACAGCAATTCTCATGTATTTGCTGATGAAAATCATTCTTCGGGCAAAaatattaagaagaagaaaaagaataaaacccaggAGAATGGGAAAGATTTGAACATGAATACATCCCTTCTGTCAGTGGACAAGAAAGCTGATGACAAGTCATCTCAAGTTTGGACCTTGTCTAATGGATTAATCCTTGAGGTGCTAGAAATGGGGAAACCAGACAGCAAAGTAGCTGTGTCAGGGAAAAAG ATCAGTGTCAATTACAATGGAAAGTTGAAAAATAATGGAGAATCAGTTGACTCGAATGATGGTGATGCTCCCTTTAAGTTTCGCCTAG GTGTGGGAAAAGTTATGGAGGGTTGGGACATTGGTATTAATG GTATGCAAGTTGGTGAAAAGAGAAGACTTATCATCCCACCATCAATGGG ATACGGGAGTAAAGGGCATGGTGAAAATGTACCACCGGATTCATGGCTGGTGTATGATGTTGAATTGGTTAAAGTACACTGA
- the LOC126709143 gene encoding uncharacterized protein LOC126709143 translates to MDELFTLYVHHGGHFTWDPQQYVGVTVSVVDNCDLDRWSKVVNHDAAIFMIDLVQGHKEIHIYVDHLVDEPKELEVEDIEPLEVLQPSEEPSVEPLGAKVRNGQALEVVDPKVVKVDDLVDYNDRASYYEDEVDSECDNNDYRHDSGKFVWHDYKEYNNDNHDDPIEVDAEQFYSRRGEDDSDDNHPTIDEVNNSVKRRKFPMFKPVDKTEHIMFKKDMLFTSLRQFKDAITNYAVNGGWGGRHMFSGDGQSDTVLNNMCESFNNRILKFRSKPIISMLECIKLYLMGRFQANREMILKVKLVLCPKIRKRLYKEKMGSSTWLACWAGQIKFEVKNMLESFTVDLAESKCSCRKWVIAGIPCAHAISCIFFNKKEAKKYVHDCYKVTTYQACYEPLIDPINVQNMRRCNGLPLVQPPIKRKPSSRLKKKRDKEPDEPRSGRKQRGANNKSAPPTSKTSNTANLRSAPPHSSDTTSNPSQKRQKKSRAVTFETLNAIGNASRYMEAMRFAESQFSVHGPGR, encoded by the exons ATGGATGAGTTATTTACTCTTTATGTTCACCATGGTGGGCATTTTACTTGGGACCCCCAACAGTATGTGGGAGTAACAGTTAGTGTTGTGGATAATTGTGATCTTGATAGGTGGTCAAAG GTTGTTAATCATGATGCTGCAATATTCATGATAGACTTAGTACAAGGTCATAAAGAGATTCACATATATGTTGATCATCTAGTAGATGAGCCTAAGGAGTTAGAAGTTGAGGATATTGAGCCATTAGAGGTATTACAACCTAGTGAAGAACCTAGTGTTGAGCCCTTAGGAGCAAAAGTTAGAAATGGTCAGGCATTAGAAGTTGTAGACCCTAAAGTTGTTAAAGTTGATGACTTAGTAGATTATAATGATCGTGCTAGCTATTATGAAGATGAGGTTGATTCTGAATGTGAT AATAATGACTATAGACATGATAGTGGTAAGTTTGTTTGGCATGATTATAAGGAGTATAACAATGATAACCATGATGATCCTATTGAGGTAGATGCTGAACAATTCTATTCTAGGAGG GGTGAGGATGACAGTGATGATAACCATCCTACTATTGATGAGGTAAACAACTCTGTCAAGAGAAGGAAGTTTCCAATGTTTAAGCCAGTAGATAAGACTGAGCATATTATGTTTAAGAAGGATATGCTTTTTACTTCACTTAGGCAATTTAAGGATGCCATTACTAATTATGCAGTTAATGGAGGTTGGGGT GGTAGGCATATGTTCAGTGGGGATGGACAAAGTGACACAGTGCTTAACAACATGTGTGAAAGCTTCAACAACAGGATTCTTAAGTTTAGAAGCAAGCCAATAATCAGCATG CTTGAGTGCATTAAGTTGTATTTAATGGGAAGATTTCAAGCAAATAGGGAGATGATTTTGAAGGTAAAGTTAGTATTGTGTCCTAAGATTAGGAAGAGATTATATAAAGAGAAGATGGGCAGCAGTACGTGGCTAGCATGTTGGGCTGGTCAAATCAAGTTTGAAGTGAAAAATATGCTAGAAAGTTTCACTGTGGACCTGGCTGAATCCAAGTGTAGCTGTAGGAAATGGGTCATAGCAGGTATACCATGTGCCCATGCAATTTCCtgcatatttttcaacaaaaaggaGGCTAAAAAGTATGTGCATGACTGTTACAAAGTGACTACTTACCAGGCTTGCTATGAGCCACTTATAGATCCAATTAATGTGCAGAATATGAGAAGATGCAATGGCCTTCCACTTGTACAGCCTCCTATCAAGAGAAAACCTTCTAGTAGGCTTAAGAAGAAAAGAGATAAGGAGCCTGATGAACCAAGAAGTGGAAGGAAACAAAGGGGA GCCAACAACAAAAGTGCACCTCCAACATCAAAAACCTCCAACACTGCTAATCTCAGAAGTGCACCTCCACACTCAAGTGATACCACATCCAATCCAAGCCAGAAAAGGCAGAAGAAGAGTAGGGCAGTCACATTTGAGACTCTCAATGCAATTGGTAATGCATCAAGGTACATGGAGGCAATGAGGTTTGCTGAGAGCCAATTTTCTGTGCATGGTCCAGGAAGATAA